From Hippoglossus stenolepis isolate QCI-W04-F060 chromosome 4, HSTE1.2, whole genome shotgun sequence, a single genomic window includes:
- the kctd14 gene encoding BTB/POZ domain-containing protein KCTD14, which translates to MSLPDLKSPGKQSAPANTLSPVVQLNVGGHVFSTSLSTLRKHPSSTLAELFSGHPKLRADAQGRFFIDRDGSHFGAVLEFLRSERLPTEHVLEVHREAVHYNIKALIKLLEETPVMFGEQVGRQQFLSRVPHYRENIEVLIRIARAEAIAARQSTIMICVLRTEEDLGLSEDAINSLEAAKESVVTFGPWNATLSVRDLLDCVKMDIGSQGYKVSIKPHLVEKSFLSKRYDYFHKLVFTWW; encoded by the exons CTCTCCCCGGTGGTGCAGCTGAACGTGGGCGGTCACGTGTTCAGCACCTCTCTGAGCACACTGAGGAAACACCCCAGCTCCACGCTGGCCGAGCTGTTCAGCGGACATCCCAAACTACGCGCGGACGCACAGGGGCGCTTCTTCATCGACCGGGACGGCTCCCACTTCGGAGCTGTGCTGGAGTTCCTGAGGTCAGAGCGGCTGCCCACCGAGCACGTCCTGGAG gttcaCAGGGAGGCAGTGCACTACAACATCAAAGCACTCATCAAACTGCTGGAGGAAACTCCTGTGATGTTCGGAGAGCAGGTGGGAAGACAGCAGTTCCTCTCCAGAGTCCCACACTACAGAGAAAACATCGAG GTGCTGATACGAATCGCCAGAGCCGAGGCCATCGCCGCACGCCAGTCCACCATCATGATCTGCGTGCTGAGGACGGAGGAGGACCTGGGTCTCTCCGAAGACGCCATCAACAGCTTGGAGGCGGCCAAGGAGTCGGTGGTGACCTTCGGGCCCTGGAACGCGACTCTCTCCGTTAGAGACTTGCTGGACTGTGTCAAGATGGACATCGGGAGTCAGGGCTACAAGGTGAGCATCAAGCCTCACCTCGTGGAGAAGAGCTTCCTGTCCAAGAGATACGACTACTTCCACAAACTGGTCTTCACCTGGTGGTGA
- the LOC118105846 gene encoding uncharacterized protein LOC118105846, with amino-acid sequence MMRVLLITSLLLTGVWCSRNTVFVYSRVGGDALLPCSNLGSSDCSLISWTSYKGGQVSYTHEVTGGQVRADSDESGRMSITSDCSLRFRDLRVEDVGSYVCFQGGNPISNVYLSLLTITALSGITDLQPGGNLVLSCILFSYYDTGSCAPYSNEFSLSWMTEDGAVLPRESRYELISRTRCNITLVTKLQWEDNHRKWRCQVNPTGNSRAAFQDFTSTFLFQNPSTDQDLTPSSLTVCSEQLHISHIVLCVALPLMVITVGFFTWRRDRHRTKTSAAEIQLQEIS; translated from the exons ATGATGAGAGTCCTGCTCATCACCAGTCTGCTTCTGACAG GTGTGTGGTGCAGCAGaaatacagtgtttgtgtacagCCGAGTTGGAGGTGATGCCCTCCTGCCTTGTTCCAACCTGGGTTCCTCAGACTGCTCCCTCATCTCCTGGACCTCCTACAAGGGCGGTCAGGTCAGTTACACCCATGAGGTCACAGGGGGCCAAGTGAGGGCGGACTCAGACGAGAGCGGCCGCATGTCCATCACATCCGACTGCTCGCTGCGCTTCCGTGACCTCAGGGTCGAAGACGTCGGCTCCTACGTCTGCTTCCAGGGCGGAAACCCCATCAGTAACGtttacctctctctcctcaccatCACTGCACTTTCCGGAATCACAGACCTGCAGCCTGGAGGAAACCTCGTCCTGAGCTGCATCCTGTTCTCTTATTATGACACTGGGAGCTGTGCGCCGTACTCCAACGAGTTCAGCCTCAGCTGGATGACTGAGGACGGGGCTGTGCTGCCCAGAGAGAGCAG GTACGAGCTGATCAGCCGCACACGATGCAACATCACTCTGGTCACAAAACTCCAGTGGGAAGACAACCACAGGAAGTGGCGATGTCAGGTAAACCCCACAGGAAACAGCAGGGCGGCGTTTCAGGATTTCACGTCCACCTTCCTGTTCCAGAATCCGTCCACAGACCAAGATCTGACTCCCTCATCGCTCACGGTTTGTTCAGAGCAGCTGCACATCAGCCACATCGTGCTCTGTGTGGCTCTGCCGCTCATGGTGATCACAGTGGGATTCTTCACGTGGAGACGAGACCGTCACAGAACCAAAACATCTGCAGCTGAAATCCAGCTGCAGGAAATAAGCTGA
- the ints4 gene encoding integrator complex subunit 4 yields MAAHLKKRVYEEFSKVVQIPQEEAPAKKLRLSKPSKSAALHIDLCKATNSTDALQYLLQFARKPVEVESVEGVVRILLEHYYKETDNSVRLKIASLLSLLSKTQGFIPDCIVDDAINTLTNEKSHQVLAQLLDTLLVIGTQLPESPTVRQRLIEVACKHLSDTYFGVRNKCLQLLGCLGMVDTPLSKDSEGPSTSIAPGGVRDVQSIISDYFGDQEPRVRTAALKAMLQLHERGMKIHQIIYEQACRLLSDDYEQVRSAAVQMVWVLSHLYPESIVPIPSSNEEIRLVDDAFGKISHMVSDGSWMVRVQAAKTLGSMTQVSPQFLEQTLDKKLMSDLRRKRTAHERAKELFASGEFSSGRKWADDAPKERLDSNTVALIASGACGAFVHGLEDEMFEVRIAAVDALCQLARSSASFAEKCLDFLVDMFNDEIEEVRLQSIHVLRQISTHITLREDQLDTVLAVLEDKSRDIREALHELLCFTNVSTKECIQLALLELLKNLNKYPTDRNSVWKCLKFMGSRHPTLVLPLVSELLSTHPYFDTPEPDMDDPAYIAVLVLVFNAAKSCPTMPALFSDHTFRHYAYLRDSLSHLVPPLRLPGRKQIYGLDSVDSGCGSGSVESAHLFLVQSLNRVSTIQNLEAPGAQDLLDFTIRDLQRLGELQTELVGAADFCATYLRCQLLLMKALQDKLWNMAVPLCLKQNVTATAAAQQILEETYKLEFLYSGLENRQVATIHHVRLQAKALQLVLTARTRQGLDPLISSCEKFLLDVESFQRLFLTELPHLQDSFADKLLELMPRLSSCKPAELVKILQTTLRQSGLLQLKLPEQIHRATATIIEPTGESDNPLRFTSGLVVALDIDATLEHVQDPQNSVKVQVLYPDGQSHVIHPKPGDFRKPGPDRHRLITQVYLSHTAWTEPSQIEVRLLLAYSSSCTSFSSSAAKQGWSDSIDGLPPPEAAVEGTIQFSKPVKVFIMPKPTRR; encoded by the exons ATGGCAGCTCACCTGAAGAAGCGAGTGTACGAAGAGTTTTCTAAAGTCGTGCAG ATTCCCCAAGAAGAAGCTCCGGCCAAGAAGTTGCGTCTGTCCAAACCCAGTAAATCTGCGGCGCTGCACATTGACCTCTGTAAGGCCACGAACTCCACCGACGCCCTGCAGTacctgctgcagtttgcacGCAAGCCCGTGGAGGTGGAGAGCGTGGAGGGTGTGGTCAGGATCCTGTTGGAGCACTACTATAAG GAGACAGATAATTCGGTGAGGTTGAAGATCGCCTCTCTGCTGAGTCTGCTCTCCAAAACACAGGGTTTCATCCCCGACTGCATCGTCGACGACGCCATCAACACACTCACCAACGAGA AGTCTCATCAGGTCCTCGCTCAGCTGCTGGACACTCTGCTGGTCATAGGTACACAACTACCTGAGAGTCCTACAGTCAGACAGAGGCTCATTGAGGTGGCCTGcaag CACCTGTCTGATACGTATTTCGGAGTGAGGAACAAGTGTCTGCAGCTCCTCGGGTGTCTCGGCATGGTCGACACACCTCTGAGCAAAGACAGCGAGGGACCAAGCACATCGATAG CTCCAGGAGGAGTGAGGGACGTCCAGAGTATCATTAGCGACTACTTTGGAGACCAGGAGCCCAGGGTCCGCACCGCAGCCCTTAAAGCCATG ctgcagctgcacgagagagggatgaagattCATCAGATCATTTATGAACAG GCCTGCAGGTTGCTGTCAGACGACTATGAGCAGGTTCGCTCTGCAGCAGTGCAGATGGTTTGGGTGCTCAGCCACCTGTACccagagag CATCGTGCCCATCCCATCCTCCAATGAAGAGATCCGACTGGTTGACGACGCCTTTGGGAAGATCAGTCACATGGTCAGTGATGGTTCCTGGATGGTTCGTGTGCAGGCAGCCAAAACACTG GGTTCGATGACGCAGGTCAGTCCTCAATTTCTAGAGCAAACTTTGGATAAGAAGCTGATGTCAGATCTCAGG AGGAAGCGCACGGCTCATGAGCGAGCCAAGGAACTTTTTGCTTCCGGAGAATTCTCCTCTGGCAGGAAGTGGGCGGACGATGCCCCCAAGGAGAGGCTGGACAGCAACACTGTCGCCCTCATCGCCTCAGGAGCCTGCGGCGCCTTCGTTCACGGCCTGGAGGACGAGATGTTCG AGGTCCGTATAGCGGCGGTGGATGCGTTGTGCCAGCTGGCTCGGTCGTCTGCCAGCTTCGCCGAAAAGTGTCTGGACTTCCTGGTCGACATGTTCAACGATGAGATCGAGGAAGTGAGGCTGCAGTCCATCCACGTGCTGAGACAAATATCTACTCATATAACACTCAGAGAGGACCAGCTTGACACTGTGCTGGCTGTGTTGGag GACAAGTCTCGTGACATCAGAGAAGCTCTCCATGAATTACTGTGTTTCACCAACGTCTCCACTAAAGAGTGTATCCAGCTGgctctgctggagctgctgaagaACCTCAACAAGTATCCCACCGACCGCAACTCTGTCTGGAA GTGTCTGAAGTTCATGGGTTCCCGTCACCCAACCCTGGTGCTGCCGCTGGTCTCTGAGCTGCTCAGCACGCACCCGTACTTCGACACACCCGAGCCTGACATGGACGACCCGGCCT ACATCGctgtgctggtgctggtgtTTAACGCTGCCAAATCGTGTCCCACCATGCCGGCGCTGTTCTCTGATCACACCTTCAGACACTACGCCTACCTGAGGGACAGTCTGTCTCACCTCGTACCGCCACTCAGA TTGCCGGGCAGGAAGCAGATCTACGGTCTGGACTCGGTGGACTCGGGTTGTGGTTCTGGTTCTGTGGAATCAGCTCATCTCTTCCTGGTACAGAGTCTGAACCGGGTCAGCACCATCCAGAACCTGGAAGCACCGGGAGCTCAGGACCTGCTGGACTTCACTATACG AGACTTGCAGCGTCTGGGGGAACTACAGACCGAACTCGTGGGAGCTGCTGATTTCTGTGCTACGTACCTGCGCTGCCAGCTGCTGCTCATGAAG GCTCTGCAGGACAAGCTGTGGAACATGGCCGTCCCGCTGTGCCTCAAACAGAACGTCACGGCCACAGCAGCCGCTCaacag ATCTTAGAGGAAACCTACAAGCTGGAGTTTCTGTACAGTGGTTTGGAAAACAGACAAGTGGCCACTATTCATCATGTCCGCCTGCAGGCCAAAGCTCTGCAGCTCGTCCTGACGGCTCGCACCAGGCAGGg gtTGGATCCTCTGATCAGCAGCTGTGAGAAGTTTCTGCTGGACGTCGAGTCTTTTCAGAG GCTGTTCCTGACAGAGCTGCCCCACCTCCAGGACAGTTTTGCGGATAAACTCCTGGAGCTGATGCCGCGGCTGTCGTCCTGTAAACCTGCAGAGCTGGTGAAAATCCTGCAGACGACCCTCAGACAGAGcggcctgctgcagctcaaactgCCCGAACAG ATTCATCGGGCGACAGCCACCATCATAGAGCCGACGGGGGAGTCTGACAATCCGCTGAGGTTCACATCAGGCCTGGTGGTGGCGCTAGACATCGACGCGACGCTAGAACACGTCCAGGATCCTCAGAACAGCGTGAAAGTACAG GTTCTGTATCCAGACGGTCAGAGTCACGTGATCCATCCCAAACCTGGAGACTTCAGAAAACCTGGACCTGACCGACACAGACTCATCACACAGGTCTACCTCTCGCACACAGCCTGGACAG agCCGTCTCAGATCGAGGTGCGCCTCCTGCTGGCCTACAGCTCCTCTtgcacctccttctcctcctcagctgccaAGCAGGGGTGGAGCGACAGCATCGACGGCCTCCCACCACCAGAGGCCGCCGTCGAGGGAACGATTCAGTTCAGCAAGCCGGTCAAAGTGTTCATCATGCCCAAACCCACCCGCCGCTAA
- the aamdc gene encoding mth938 domain-containing protein — MSSPEIASLSWGHMKVKGCSSSYKDCKVWPGGSRAWDWRETGTDHHPGVQPADVEEVLQRGIDLLVIGRGMNEALQVPSTTLDFVKQRGVDVRVLQTEKAVAEYNKLVGQGAKVGGVFHSTC, encoded by the exons ATGTCCTCTCCAGAGATCGCCTCTCTCTCCTGGGGCCACATGAAGGTGAAGGGATGCTCCTCCAGCTACAAGGACTGTAAGGTCTGGCCTGGAGGCAGCCGGGCCTGGGACTGGAGGGAGACCGGCACCGAC CATCACCCTGGAGTGCAGCCTGCTGATGTGGAGGAGGTGCTGCAGAGGGGAATCGACCTGCTGGTGATCGGCAGAGGGATGAACGAAGCCCTGCAG GTTCCCTCCACCACTCTGGACTTtgtgaagcagagaggagtGGACGTCAGAGTCCTGCAGACGGAGAAGGCCGTTGCTGAATACAACAAACTGGTTGGTCAGGGGGCCAAGGTGGGCGGAGTCTTTCACTCCACCTGTTAA
- the LOC118106382 gene encoding protein FAM222B, which translates to MLACLPASGDPTVRLLSRTQMNTGLQKWETTQKMRSASYPTPAELDAFAKKIANNPLTIQIFPNSVKVPQRKHIRRTVNGLDTSSSSQRHSPYPSQVSASRGLLAVLRAPAKGVIKESDGSRARQLDKANMNPHSGPYATQSTLNLPQPAPPLQGQSQAAQKQGMVHPQVLQQQQQQQQQQQQQQQQQQQQQQQQQQQQQQQQQQSMTHPMTIQQPQTMPHPGALQQRNMAHSQALQRQQSLSQVQTSQQQRLAHPHTQPPQQQQGQSCPSVVPQQHLSHLQTLKHQAAPPQALLTQQGVTQDLRHISDGAQLPSLQHTQGLAGSQPLPQAGGEGPPTMPNSLQQPPPGAYGPRKLPDADAPPNVTVSTSTIPLSMATSLHQNRPSDISSIVHQINQLCQARAGMGSTSVCEGQIANPSPISRNLLINASSRVSSHHPAMGSMPSCLMVGPPDKGAAMTPRAALHSQPNIAATNSIPAFHTDPEKVQLQQHQLQHHLHQQKQQQQQQQLQQQQHLQQLQQLQQQRSWAQHQLAHMQQPPEGAHPCKNPRMEVPAECSFPSRNLSYSHKLPNTTQSFPLKHPAEKPRSSSPVNCAVGSMPYINSHYMQPLWGGIPATAGNNGSGPQDLPVTYQGGQAAASTERIPGAKYRPGKEGPGGPSKLMQNVDFLGGDFQMPGFQEQNLDVIEKMHRSAMGHVPEPSNGGTVHTHHPGYR; encoded by the exons ATGCTGGCCTGTCTGCCGGCATCAGGTGACCCCACCGTCAGACTTCTCTCCCGCACGCAGATGAACACTGGACTTCAAAAAT GGGAAACTACACAGAAGATGAGATCTGCCAGCTATCCAACCCCAGCAGAATTGGATGCCTTTGCTAAGAAGATTGCGAACAACCCTCTGACGATCCAGATCTTCCCCAACAGTGTCAAAGTACCTCAAAGGAAGCACATTCGACGCACAGTCAACGGGCTTGACACATCCTCGTCCAGCCAGCGCCACAGTCCCTACCCCTCTCAGGTCAGCGCCAGCAGGGGCCTGCTAGCCGTCCTCCGTGCGCCTGCCAAAGGCGTCATCAAAGAGTCTGACGGTAGCCGCGCCCGGCAGCTTGATAAGGCCAACATGAACCCTCACAGTGGGCCGTAcgccactcaaagcactttaaatCTTCCCCAGCCTGCGCCGCCTCTACAGGGCCAGTCCCAGGCTGCCCAGAAGCAGGGAATGGTTCACCCACAGGtgctgcagcaacagcaacagcagcagcaacaacaacaacaacaacagcagcagcagcagcaacaacaacagcagcagcagcagcaacagcagcagcagcaacagcaaagtATGACTCACCCAATGACTATACAGCAGCCTCAAACCATGCCTCACCCAGGGGCTTTACAACAGAGGAACATGGCTCACTCTCAGGCTCTGCAGCGGCAGCAGAGTTTGTCCCAGGTTCAgacttcacagcagcagagattgGCTCACCCACACACTCAGCCTCCGCAGCAACAGCAGGGTCAGTCCTGCCCTTCAGTCGTACCACAGCAGCATCTTTCTCATCTGCAGACACTAAAGCATCAGGCGGCTCCTCCGCAAGCTTTACTTACACAACAAGGAGTGACTCAGGATCTGCGCCACATATCTGATGGAGCTCAGCTTCCGAGTCTGCAGCACACCCAGGGGCTTGCAGGTTCACAGCCTCTTCCCCAGGCTGGGGGTGAAGGACCCCCAACCATGCCTAATAGCCTCCAGCAGCCCCCACCAGGGGCATACGGGCCCCGGAAGCTCCCTGATGCAGATGCCCCACCAAATGTTACTGTATCTACCTCCACCATCCCACTGTCAATGGCGACCAGCCTGCATCAGAACCGGCCCAGTGACATAAGCAGTATTGTGCACCAAATCAACCAGTTGTGCCAGGCACGGGCTGGCATGGGCAGCACCTCAGTCTGCGAGGGCCAGATCGCAAACCCGAGCCCCATCAGCCGCAACCTGCTAATCAACGCCAGCTCCAGGGTGTCCTCTCACCACCCAGCCATGGGCTCCATGCCCAGCTGCCTCATGGTGGGCCCCCCAGACAAGGGGGCAGCTATGACTCCCAGGGCTGCGCTGCATTCACAGCCAAATATAGCTGCTACTAATAGTATACCTGCCTTTCACACCGACCCAGAGAAGGTacaactgcagcagcatcagcttCAGCACCATTTACAtcagcagaaacaacaacagcaacaacagcagttgcagcagcagcaacatttacaacagctgcagcagctgcagcagcagcgttcCTGGGCCCAGCACCAGCTGGCCCACATGCAGCAGCCTCCTGAGGGGGCCCATCCCTGCAAGAACCCGAGGATGGAGGTTCCTGCCGAGTGTTCTTTCCCCTCTCGAAACCTAAGCTATTCTCACAAGCTACCAAACACTACACAATCCTTTCCTCTGAAACACCCTGCTGAAAAACCACGATCTTCATCCCCTGTTAACTGTGCAGTAGGTTCTATGCCTTACATTAATAGCCACTACATGCAGCCACTGTGGGGTGGCATTCCAGCCACAGCAGGAAACAATGGATCTGGCCCTCAGGACCTCCCTGTGACTTACCAGGGCGGGCAGGCCGCTGCATCCACAGAACGAATCCCAGGGGCAAAGTATAGGCCAGGGAAAGAGGGTCCTGGTGGACCTTCGAAGTTGATGCAGAATGTGGATTTCTTAGGAGGGGACTTCCAGATGCCCGGCTTTCAGGAGCAGAACTTGGATGTTATTGAGAAGATGCACAGGTCAGCAATGGGCCATGTTCCGGAGCCCAGCAATGGAGGAACTGTCCACACTCACCACCCAGGCTACCGTTAA